The following proteins are co-located in the Manihot esculenta cultivar AM560-2 chromosome 9, M.esculenta_v8, whole genome shotgun sequence genome:
- the LOC122724608 gene encoding uncharacterized protein LOC122724608, which yields MNVTPVVEEPRTNEPQPTFNHPQAISQEIGERGRRAGGEEEPEARVHGRRVRELIENDEADSYSAGTTRRTGSEAGEEEYRLEKRDLDRRKKVSFGDLANAFVSRFIAGVPADRKTSYLETVRQRRDESLREYVARFNTEALQIPELDEGRAVEAMQKGTTSPEFFGSLSRKPPTTLAELMKRAEKYIRQDDALVTSRFAKGAEDKGKAPEERRSERHEKKQGKKPEPYRQPWDRRDQRPFPPRVPEKKPFPPRIPENLTPLNASRAEYHCTHGHDTNNCYRLISEIKRLIKRGHLRNFVKKPEGQRPQPNPAAQAPRRTGVGPVNDGSSGTINMIVGGIGGRMSRRGKKRGRDGESNSAEVMQVVEHSPITITFSSEDAQGVQMPHDDALVIEAVIHNYRVKKILVDDGSKVNLLPYRVFQQMGIPEEQLVQDQALVKGIGGVPVPVEGKVKLALTLGETPRTRTHYAVFLVVKLPLSYNAILG from the exons atGAATGTGACGCCTGTAGTAGAAGAACCCCGAACCAATGAACCCCAGCCTACATTCAACCACCCCCAAGCTATCAGCCAAGAAATCGGAGAAAGGGGGCGAAGagcaggaggagaagaagaaccagaggctaGAGTTCATGGAAGAAGGGTGAGGGAGCTTATAGAGAACGATGAGGCGGACAGTTATTCTGCCGGAACAACCAGAAGAACGGGAAGTGAAGCTGGGGAAGAAGAATACCGTCTGGAGAAGAGAGACCTAGACAGGAGGAAGAAAGT GAGCTTTGGAGATTTAGCCAACGCCTTTgtcagccggttcatagccggaGTTCCggctgacaggaagaccagttATCTAGAAACGGTCAGGCAGAGAAGGGACGAATCGTTAAGGGAGTATGTGGCCCGTTTTAATACGGAAGCTTTACAGATCCCCGAGCTGGATGAGGGGagagcggtggaggccatgcagaaggggacgacctcccCTGAGTTTTTCGGCTCATTAAGCAGAAAGCCCCCCACCACGCTGgcagagctgatgaagagggcggagaaatacataaggcaagATGACGCCCTGGTGACGAGTAGATTCGCCAAGGGGGCGGAAGACAAAGGAAAAGCCCCCGAAGAAAGGAGATCGGAGAGGCATGAGAAGAAACAGGGTAAGAAACCTGAGCCCTACAGGCAACCCTGGGACCGGAGAGACCAGAGACCTTTCCCTCCTCGGGTTCCAGAAAAAAAGCCATTCCCTCCACGTATTCCGGAGAACCTGACCCCGCTCAATGCATCCAGAGCtgag TATCATTGCACCCACGGCCATGATACCAACAACTGCTACCGGCTGATTAGTGAGATCAAAAGGCTGATCAAGAGGGGACACCTCAGGAACTTTGTGAAGAAGCcagaggggcagaggcctcaaccgAACCCAGCAGCACAAGCACCCAGGAGGACGGGAGTAGGGCCGGTGAATGATGgctccagtggaaccatcaacatgatcgttGGGGGGAtcggaggtcggatgagccgaaggggAAAGAAGAGAGGCCGAGATGGGGAAAGCAACAGCGCAGAAGTCATGCAGGTAGTTGAGCACTCTCCAATAACTATCACCTTCTCTTCGGAGGATGCCCAGGGGGTTCAGATGCCTCATGACGACGCCCTTGTTATTGAAGCCGTCATCCACAACTACCGGGTTAAGAAAATTTTGGTGGATGACGGGAGTAAGGTGAACTTGCTACCGTACcgggtcttccagcagatgggaatccctgaGGAGCAATTGGTTCAGGACCAAGCCCTAGTCAAAGGGATCGGGGGAGTCCCAGTACCTGTGGAGGGGAAAGTAAAGCTGGCCCTCACTCTAGGAGAAACGCCAAGAACTCGCActcattatgcggtgttcttaGTAGTCAAACTCCCCCTGAGCTACAACGCAATACTGGGATGA
- the LOC110623206 gene encoding S-adenosylmethionine synthase 3, with product METFLFTSESVNEGHPDKLCDQVSDAILDACLEQDPESKVACETCTKTNMVMVFGEITTKAKVNYEKIVRDTCRGIGFTSADVGLDADKCKVLVNIEQQSPDIAQGVHGHLTKKPEEIGAGDQGHMFGYATDETPELMPLTHVLATKLGAKLTEVRKNKTCPWLRPDGKTQVTVEYKNESGAMVPVRVHTVLISTQHDETVTNEQIAADLKEHVIRPVISAQYLDDKTIFHLNPSGRFVIGGPHGDAGLTGRKIIIDTYGGWGAHGGGAFSGKDPTKVDRSGAYIVRQAAKSVVASGLARRCIVQVSYAIGVPEPLSVFVDTYKTGKIPDKDILALIKENFDFRPGMIAINLDLKQGGNFRYQKTAAYGHFGRDDPDFTWETVKLLKPKA from the coding sequence ATGGAGACATTTCTTTTCACTTCTGAGTCTGTGAACGAGGGACACCCTGACAAGCTCTGTGACCAAGTCTCAGATGCCATTCTTGATGCCTGTCTAGAACAAGACCCAGAAAGCAAGGTTGCCTGTGAGACGTGTACAAAGACTAACATGGTCATGGTCTTTGGTGAGATCACAACCAAAGCTAAAGTAAACTATGAGAAAATTGTAAGAGATACTTGCAGAGGCATTGGTTTTACGTCAGCTGATGTTGGTCTTGATGCTGATAAGTGTAAGGTACTTGTCAACATTGAGCAACAAAGCCCTGATATTGCCCAAGGAGTTCATGGTCATCTCACAAAGAAACCTGAGGAAATTGGAGCTGGTGATCAAGGCCACATGTTTGGCTATGCCACTGATGAAACTCCTGAGCTCATGCCACTAACTCATGTGCTTGCCACCAAGCTTGGTGCCAAGCTCACTGAAGTGAGAAAGAACAAGACATGTCCATGGTTGAGGCCTGATGGTAAGACCCAAGTTACTGTTGAGTATAAAAATGAAAGTGGAGCCATGGTGCCTGTTAGGGTTCACACTGTTCTGATTTCAACACAACATGATGAGACTGTCACCAATGAGCAGATTGCGGCAGACTTGAAAGAGCATGTGATTAGGCCTGTTATCTCAGCTCAATATCTTGATGACAAGACTATCTTCCACCTTAACCCTTCTGGGAGGTTTGTCATTGGAGGGCCACATGGAGATGCAGGACTCACAGGTCGAAAAATTATCATAGACACATATGGTGGATGGGGAGCTCATGGTGGAGGTGCATTCTCAGGGAAGGATCCAACGAAAGTGGACAGAAGTGGTGCATATATTGTTAGACAGGCAGCAAAGAGCGTGGTGGCTTCAGGGCTCGCCAGGCGATGTATTGTGCAGGTTTCTTATGCAATTGGTGTACCAGAACCATTGTCGGTCTTCGTAGACACTTACAAGACAGGGAAGATTCCAGATAAAGATATTTTGGCATTGATTAAGGAAAATTTTGACTTCAGGCCTGGGATGATAGCGATCAATCTTGACTTGAAGCAAGGAGGCAACTTCAGGTACCAGAAGACTGCTGCTTATGGTCATTTTGGCCGTGATGACCCGGATTTCACTTGGGAGACTGTCAAGCTCCTTAAACCCAAGGCCTGA
- the LOC122724607 gene encoding uncharacterized protein LOC122724607 yields the protein MPEPTCVRDVQRLTGRVVALNRFMSRSAEKCLPFFKKLRKVPNFEWIEDCREAFKQLKSYLSSPHVLSSPLEGEEILIYLSASEQAVSAVLIRVEGGEQKPVFYVSKVLKDAEVRYLNIEKIAYALLLAVRKFRVYLESHQGVVMTDQPLKKILHRPETSERMLAWSIEISPYCLEYRPRTTIKSHALADFIAECSFNEEQMERGESSLEELGNEREGQSSQEFSWKLYVDGASGAGGSGAGIMLKGPEEFKVCYALRLEFKASNNVAEYEALINGMLVAMEARDPTMKNYLVKAKAIEAELKSRGITVRYQRIPREENEEVDLLSRLSKEELEQLPDEVYVQHISTPDFDKVATVLQMEQSQSWMTPYLEYLEKGKLPEDKDEAKKIAAHAANY from the exons ATGCCCGAGCCAACCTGCGTGAGGGATGTCCAAAGACTTACTGGAAGAGTGGTGGCGCTCAATcgcttcatgtcgaggtcggcagaaaaatGCTTGCCGTTCTttaagaagttgaggaaagtgccgAACTTCGAATGGATCGAGGATTGCCGAGAAGCTTTCAAACAGCTCAAAAgctatctcagctcgcctcatgTACTTAGCAGTCCACTAGAGGGAGAAGAGATCCTGATTTATTTGTCAGCCTCAGAACAAGCCGTCAGTGCTGTGTTGATAAGGGTGGAaggaggagagcagaagcctgttttctatgtcagcaaagTGCTCAAAGATGCCGAGGTGAGATACCTGAACATCGAAAAAATAGCATATGCCCTGTTGCTGGCAGTCAGAAAATTCAGGGTCTATCTcgaaagccaccaaggagtagtgatgacagaccagCCATTAAagaagatcctccacaggccGGAAACATCAGAGCGAATGCTCGCCTGGTCCATTGAGATTAGCCCCTATTGCTTAGAGTACCGACCCCGGACCACCATAAAATCTCAtgcccttgctgacttcatagcagagtgctcgTTCAATGAAGAACAAATGGAACGGGGTGAGTCATCTTTGGAAGAGTTGGGGAATGAGAGGGAAGGGCAGTCCTCTCAAGAATTCAGCTGGAAGCTGTATGTGGATGGGGCATCAGGCGCTGGGGGCAGTGGTGCTGGAATAATGTTGAAGGGACCTGAAGAATTTAAGGTTTGCTATGCCCTACGCCTAGAATTCAAGGCTTCTAATAATGTGGCAGAGTATGAAGCCTTAATAAACGGAATGCTGGTagcaatggag gccagagaccctACCATGAAGAACTACCTAGTGAAGGCAAAGGCCATAGAAGCCGAACTCAAGAGTCGGGGAATTACAGTCAGGTATCAGAGAATACCTCGGGAAGAGAATGAAGAGGTAGACCTGCTCAGCCGATTGTCTAAAGAGGAGCTAGAACAACTCCCTGATGAGGTATACGTACAACACATTAGCACACCTGACTTTGACAAAGTGGCCACTGTATTGCAGATGGAGCAAAGCCAGagctggatgaccccatacctggaatacctggagaagggaaagctcc
- the LOC110621958 gene encoding ACT domain-containing protein ACR10 isoform X1, protein MGILHDDVVMISPSEKERDLSVITVNCPDKTGLGCDLCRIILFFGLNIVKGDLSTDGKWCYIVFWVAGNSSTRWGLLKKRLLAVCPSCYSASGISYYRPELQQPPRPPDVFLLKLCCHDRKGLLHNVTEVLCELELTIKKVKVSTTPDGRVMDLFFITDTRELLHTNKRKEDTYEHLKAVMGDAMISCDIEMVGPEITACSQESSFLPTTITDDMLQLEIPDALPSSLTSTSVSVAMDNLLSPAHTLVQIACQDHKGLLYDIMRTLKEYNMQISYGRFTIKQRRNCEIDLFIVQADGKKVVDPNKQRALSSRLEMELLRPLRVAVVSRGPDTELLVANPVELSGKGRPLVFHDITLALKMLKTCIFSAEIRRRMIGDREFEVYRVLLDEGESLSIPRSKILEAVWNMLMGWA, encoded by the exons ATGGGAATTTTACACGACGATGTGGTGATGATCAGTCCATCAGAGAAAGAAAGAGACCTCAGCGTCATTACCGTCAACTGCCCTGACAAGACTGGCCTTGGTTGTGATTTGTGTCGCATCATACTCTTCTTTGGCCTTAATATCGTTAAAGGAG ATTTATCTACGGATGGGAAATGGTGTTACATAGTGTTTTGGGTTGCTGGCAATTCATCAACTAGATGGGGTCTTCTGAAGAAGAGATTATTAGCGGTTTGCCCTTCTTGTTATTCAGCTTCTGGGATTTCTTATTATCGTCCAGAATTGCAGCAGCCTCCGAGGCCTCCTGATGTTTTTCTATTGAAGTTATGCTGCCATGACAGAAAAGGGCTTTTACACA ATGTGACTGAGGTGCTATGTGAGCTTGAGCTCACAATAAAAAAGGTAAAGGTATCTACAACACCAGATGGCAGGGTGATGGACCTATTCTTCATTACAGACACCAG GGAGCTTCTGCatacaaataaaagaaaggaggaTACATATGAACACTTAAAAGCTGTTATGGGAGATGCCATGATAAGCTGTGACATAGAAATGGTTGGTCCTGAAATTACTGCATGTTCACAGGAATCTTCATTTCTTCCAACTACTATAACAGACGACATGCTTCAGTTGGAAATTCCTGATGCACTCCCAAGTTCACTAACTTCCACCAGTGTTTCTGTCGCAATGGACAATTTACTGAGTCCTGCTCATACACTTGTTCAAATTGCATGCCAAGATCACAAAGGTCTTCTTTACGACATAATGAGAACTCTTAAGGAGTACAATATGCAG ATTTCTTATGGGCGCTTCACTataaaacaaagaagaaattGTGAGATTGACTTGTTCATTGTTCAAGCTGATGGGAAGAAGGTAGTTGACCCTAACAAACAGAGAGCATTGTCTTCTCGTCTGGAGATGGAATTACTACGTCCGCTCAGAGTAGCTGTTGTCAGCCGTGGTCCTGACACAGAACTACTAGTGGCAAATCCTGTTGAGTTATCTGGCAAAGGCAGGCCTCTTGTGTTTCACGATATTACGCTCGCTCTCAAGATGCTCAAGACTTGCATTTTTTCG GCAGAGATCAGGAGGCGCATGATTGGAGATCGTGAATTTGAAGTTTATAGAGTCTTACTTGATGAAGGGGAAAGTTTGTCCATTCCAAGAAGCAAAATTCTGGAAGCAGTATGGAATATGCTAATGGGTTGGGCTTAA
- the LOC110621958 gene encoding ACT domain-containing protein ACR10 isoform X2, with product MFPSSAPFLPLSQIFSAIIDLSTDGKWCYIVFWVAGNSSTRWGLLKKRLLAVCPSCYSASGISYYRPELQQPPRPPDVFLLKLCCHDRKGLLHNVTEVLCELELTIKKVKVSTTPDGRVMDLFFITDTRELLHTNKRKEDTYEHLKAVMGDAMISCDIEMVGPEITACSQESSFLPTTITDDMLQLEIPDALPSSLTSTSVSVAMDNLLSPAHTLVQIACQDHKGLLYDIMRTLKEYNMQISYGRFTIKQRRNCEIDLFIVQADGKKVVDPNKQRALSSRLEMELLRPLRVAVVSRGPDTELLVANPVELSGKGRPLVFHDITLALKMLKTCIFSAEIRRRMIGDREFEVYRVLLDEGESLSIPRSKILEAVWNMLMGWA from the exons ATGTTCCCCTCTTCTGCTCCATTTCtccccctctcccaaattttcTCGGCAATCATTG ATTTATCTACGGATGGGAAATGGTGTTACATAGTGTTTTGGGTTGCTGGCAATTCATCAACTAGATGGGGTCTTCTGAAGAAGAGATTATTAGCGGTTTGCCCTTCTTGTTATTCAGCTTCTGGGATTTCTTATTATCGTCCAGAATTGCAGCAGCCTCCGAGGCCTCCTGATGTTTTTCTATTGAAGTTATGCTGCCATGACAGAAAAGGGCTTTTACACA ATGTGACTGAGGTGCTATGTGAGCTTGAGCTCACAATAAAAAAGGTAAAGGTATCTACAACACCAGATGGCAGGGTGATGGACCTATTCTTCATTACAGACACCAG GGAGCTTCTGCatacaaataaaagaaaggaggaTACATATGAACACTTAAAAGCTGTTATGGGAGATGCCATGATAAGCTGTGACATAGAAATGGTTGGTCCTGAAATTACTGCATGTTCACAGGAATCTTCATTTCTTCCAACTACTATAACAGACGACATGCTTCAGTTGGAAATTCCTGATGCACTCCCAAGTTCACTAACTTCCACCAGTGTTTCTGTCGCAATGGACAATTTACTGAGTCCTGCTCATACACTTGTTCAAATTGCATGCCAAGATCACAAAGGTCTTCTTTACGACATAATGAGAACTCTTAAGGAGTACAATATGCAG ATTTCTTATGGGCGCTTCACTataaaacaaagaagaaattGTGAGATTGACTTGTTCATTGTTCAAGCTGATGGGAAGAAGGTAGTTGACCCTAACAAACAGAGAGCATTGTCTTCTCGTCTGGAGATGGAATTACTACGTCCGCTCAGAGTAGCTGTTGTCAGCCGTGGTCCTGACACAGAACTACTAGTGGCAAATCCTGTTGAGTTATCTGGCAAAGGCAGGCCTCTTGTGTTTCACGATATTACGCTCGCTCTCAAGATGCTCAAGACTTGCATTTTTTCG GCAGAGATCAGGAGGCGCATGATTGGAGATCGTGAATTTGAAGTTTATAGAGTCTTACTTGATGAAGGGGAAAGTTTGTCCATTCCAAGAAGCAAAATTCTGGAAGCAGTATGGAATATGCTAATGGGTTGGGCTTAA
- the LOC110621958 gene encoding ACT domain-containing protein ACR10 isoform X3: MGILHDDVVMISPSEKERDLSVITVNCPDKTGLGCDLCRIILFFGLNIVKGASGISYYRPELQQPPRPPDVFLLKLCCHDRKGLLHNVTEVLCELELTIKKVKVSTTPDGRVMDLFFITDTRELLHTNKRKEDTYEHLKAVMGDAMISCDIEMVGPEITACSQESSFLPTTITDDMLQLEIPDALPSSLTSTSVSVAMDNLLSPAHTLVQIACQDHKGLLYDIMRTLKEYNMQISYGRFTIKQRRNCEIDLFIVQADGKKVVDPNKQRALSSRLEMELLRPLRVAVVSRGPDTELLVANPVELSGKGRPLVFHDITLALKMLKTCIFSAEIRRRMIGDREFEVYRVLLDEGESLSIPRSKILEAVWNMLMGWA; this comes from the exons ATGGGAATTTTACACGACGATGTGGTGATGATCAGTCCATCAGAGAAAGAAAGAGACCTCAGCGTCATTACCGTCAACTGCCCTGACAAGACTGGCCTTGGTTGTGATTTGTGTCGCATCATACTCTTCTTTGGCCTTAATATCGTTAAAGGAG CTTCTGGGATTTCTTATTATCGTCCAGAATTGCAGCAGCCTCCGAGGCCTCCTGATGTTTTTCTATTGAAGTTATGCTGCCATGACAGAAAAGGGCTTTTACACA ATGTGACTGAGGTGCTATGTGAGCTTGAGCTCACAATAAAAAAGGTAAAGGTATCTACAACACCAGATGGCAGGGTGATGGACCTATTCTTCATTACAGACACCAG GGAGCTTCTGCatacaaataaaagaaaggaggaTACATATGAACACTTAAAAGCTGTTATGGGAGATGCCATGATAAGCTGTGACATAGAAATGGTTGGTCCTGAAATTACTGCATGTTCACAGGAATCTTCATTTCTTCCAACTACTATAACAGACGACATGCTTCAGTTGGAAATTCCTGATGCACTCCCAAGTTCACTAACTTCCACCAGTGTTTCTGTCGCAATGGACAATTTACTGAGTCCTGCTCATACACTTGTTCAAATTGCATGCCAAGATCACAAAGGTCTTCTTTACGACATAATGAGAACTCTTAAGGAGTACAATATGCAG ATTTCTTATGGGCGCTTCACTataaaacaaagaagaaattGTGAGATTGACTTGTTCATTGTTCAAGCTGATGGGAAGAAGGTAGTTGACCCTAACAAACAGAGAGCATTGTCTTCTCGTCTGGAGATGGAATTACTACGTCCGCTCAGAGTAGCTGTTGTCAGCCGTGGTCCTGACACAGAACTACTAGTGGCAAATCCTGTTGAGTTATCTGGCAAAGGCAGGCCTCTTGTGTTTCACGATATTACGCTCGCTCTCAAGATGCTCAAGACTTGCATTTTTTCG GCAGAGATCAGGAGGCGCATGATTGGAGATCGTGAATTTGAAGTTTATAGAGTCTTACTTGATGAAGGGGAAAGTTTGTCCATTCCAAGAAGCAAAATTCTGGAAGCAGTATGGAATATGCTAATGGGTTGGGCTTAA